The stretch of DNA CACTCTGGGCAGCGGCTCAGGCGGGCGAACTGCATCTGGTGTCGCGTCCAGCGGCGCAGGTGGGCGCGTCTGAGGTGCAGGCCCACGGCGACGATGTGACGGTGCGGCGAACTTCGGCCCCGGCAGGCACCACGGTGACGGTGCGCCGCCTGTTCGCCCGCCTGCCTGCCCGCCTGCGAACCCAGGCCCCAGCCGCCGCCGAAGCGCGTGAAATTACTGTACTGGTGGGACGCTACGTGCTGCACCATCCCGGCCTGCACTGGCGACTGACCGTGGACGAGGAAGCTCGCCTGACCCACGCCCCCAGCGATCACCGGGGGGCGGTGGCGAGTGTGTACGGGCCGCTGAACGCCAACCGCGTGCTGAAGGTGCAGGCAAACGGCATTTGCGGTGTCATTTCCGGCCCCGAACTGACCCGCGCCCGCCGTGACCGGATGCATTTTTCGGTGAACGGGCGGCCTATCGTGGCCCCACCAGAACTGGAAAAGGCTGTACTGGAAGGCTACGCCGAATTGCTGCCTGCGGGCGTGGCTCCGCTGACCGTGCTGGACATCCGGGTGGCCCCCGAAGACCACAATCCCAACGTGCATCCGGCCAAACAGGTGGTGGCGTTGGCCGACCTTGCGGGCGTGGCGGCGCGGGTCAGGGAAGCCGTGCAAACTGCGCTGGCCACGCATCCTCTGGCACAGGCCCGCCTCGCTCCCGCCCTGAGTTTGCCCACGCCGCCGCACACGCCCCGCGAACGGGCCAACTTTCCGGCGCTGCGGTTGTCGGGAGTGTTTCAGGGCCTGTACTTGCTGGCCGAGGGCGAGGGAGATTTGTGGGTGATAGACGCCCACGCCGCCCACGAACGCGCCCTGTACGAACAATTTGCCCGCGAACTGGGGGCCGCACCGCCGCTGGAATTGCCAGAGCCAGAGTTACTGCACCTGACACCCGAACAGACGGCCCGCCTGGCCGAACGCGGCGCGGAACTGCGCGGCTGGGGCCTGACCATCGAAGACTTTGGCGCGGGATTGGCCCGCCTGCGAACCCTGCCCGCCACCCTTGCCGCGCTGCCTGTGCCCAGGCTGCATCAGCAAATCATTGACGGTGCGCTGGGCGACCACCCCGACCCCCGCCGCGACGTCTTGGCCCGGCTGGCCTGCGCCCCGGCTCTGAAGGCCGGAATGCTGACCCTGGAGCGCGGCGAGGCGGTACTGGCTGCCCTGAACGCCTGCGAACAACCCTGGAGCTGCCCCCACGGACGCCCGACCACGTTGCGAATGTCGGAGCGCGAATTGGCCCACGCCTTCGGGCGGCGCGGCACGCGGGATGTGGCGCGGGGCCGGGACGAGGCCGAACGGGTGGGGCGCTAGGTCAGCGGGTGAGCCTGGGCAGCCGATCTACTTCCCGCGCCGCCAAACCCAGATAGTAGGGCACATACTGGGGCCGCCAATTCGGAACCGTGCCGTGCCAGTCGCGGAAGCGGGCGTCGTACAGCACGGCGCGGTGCAGCAGGGCCAGCGGGATACTTTGGGCCAACAACACCGAGGCATCTGGGCAACCTAAAGTTTGCAGATAGGCCGTGCTCAGCCGGGATTCTAGGTCTGGACAAGCGATTCTGATGGGCAGCTTCGCCCGCGCTGGGTGCAGCGCAAAGGCCAGAAACCAGCCTGCATCCATAAACGGATGTGCCGCGCTTGCCGCCTCGCTCCAGTCGAACCAGAGGCTCTCCCCTACTCCGGTCAGCGCATTCCTAGGATGGGCGTCGCCGTGTGCGGGTAGATCGGGGAGGCCGTGCGCCGCCAATGCCCCAAAACTGGCGCGGATGACGGGCCGCGCCGCTTGCAGGGTGGCAATTTTTTCGGGCTTCAAGCCCCAATCGGTGAGTGTGACCGTGTCGGACAGGAAGGCATCCACGCGCTGCGCCATGTCCAGCAAGGGAAAAGCGGGGCAGCCCAACGTGGCCAAAGCTGGGGCATCGGCTGCGGTTTGAAAATTGGCCAATTGGCGCAGGGCCGCCGTCCAAGCCTCAAGATTCCCCACGCCGTCCAGCAAGATTCCACCAGAGCTCGTAACCAGCGTTGCTGTCGCGGCGTCGGCGTGCAGCACAGGTGGAAGCAGGGCTGGGTGTTGCTGGGCCAGATGAGCAGTCACGGCCACCTCACGCGGATGGGCGGTGACTTTGAGGAACACCGAATCGCTTGACGTAGCCGCCTCGACCACCATCCCTAAATCGTTGCTAGACAGCAGTTTCAGCAGGCCAGCAGGAGGCAGTCCATACTCGCTCAGCACACCTTCCAATCGGGCCTTCAGAACAGGAAACCAGCCCAGACGCTGCCATTCCCGCGCTCCGGGCAGGGGTGGCACGGCGGCCACCGCCCACGCCCACCCATCTGGAAGGAAGTCAGACAACGCCTGCAAGCGGGGCATACCTTCCAGGCCAAAACTGAGGCCACCGTCGTGCAGCAGCCAAGTTTCCAGATTCCATTCAGCGCGGATCAGGGCGAGCAAGTCGGCCTGCGCCCCAGCAGGCAGCATCGGCCACTCGCCCGCCTGCCGCAACACCCGAACGCCGTCTGGATGCCAGATGATCAGGGGAGTGGGGTTGATGGGCGAGCTTATTTGCGCGACAGTTCCAAACTGCCGCTATTAAAAGCACTGTAATCATAAGATTTGGTGCTGGCCTTGCACACGCTGTGGGTCACGTATCCGGTGGCCCCTGCTCCGGTATAGCGGTTGCCCCGAATAAAAGTAGCGCGAATAACGTACTTGTCGGTAAATCCACCCTCACATACGCTGCCGCTGCCCAGATCGGCGGTCATGTCGGCGGTGACCGGGCTGGCATCGTACACGCTACGGGTGCCGACCACATTGAAGGTTTCTCCCGTATCACGGCTCTTGACCGTGCCCGTCACGCGCAAGTCCTTTTCGGCCACTGTCACGTCCAGCAGGGCGCTTTTGCCATCACTCCCCACGATCCGGCCTACATACTCGCCGCTGATGTCTATGTTGGCCTCGTTGGAGATGCTGCCGTAGTTGCAGGAGGCGAGGGCCAGAGCGGGCAACCACAGGGCAGGCAACAAACGGCGCGAAGTGGGCATGCGGTCATCGTAAACCATCCGGCCCCACCGCGTTGCCCTATCTGCGCCGTATTCCAAGAGGCCGTATCCTGAGCTTATGTCTGACCAGTCTTCCTCTCCCACAACACGCCCCGTCGTGACCCGAATTGCGCCCAGTCCCACAGGTGATCCACACGTCGGCACGGCTTACATTGGCCTGTTCAACCACACGCTGGCTCAGCAAGCAGGCGGCAAATTCATCCTGCGAATAGAAGATACAGACCGCAACCGCTACGTGCCCGACAGCGAAAAACGAATTTTTACGATGATGCAGTGGTTGGGCCTCACGCCCGATGAAAGCCCTTTGCAGGGCGGCCCCAACGGCCCTTACCGCCAATCCGAGCGTTTTGACCTGTACGGCGACTATGCGCGGCAACTCGTGGCGTCGGGCGCGGCCTATTACGCCTTTGAAACATCGGAAGAATTGACGGCCCTGCGGGATGCGGCGCAGGCAGAAGGCCACATCATCGCCGTGCCTTCCCGCGAACTAGACGCCCAGGACGCACAGCGACGTGTAGACGCCGGAGCCGAAGCCGTGATCCGCCTGAAGGTGCCGCACAACGGCGAAACGGTGGTCAGCGACGTGCTCAGAAAACCGATTGCCTTCCAGAACCGCGAAATTGACGACAAGGTGCTGCTGAAGGCCGATGGCTACCCCACCTATCACCTTGCCAACGTGGTGGATGACCGCCTGATGGGCGTCACACATGTAGTGCGGGCCGAGGAATGGATCACGTCCACGCCCATTCATGTGCTGCTGTACCGCGCCTTCGGCTGGCCGGAACCCGTGTTCGCGCATATGCCGCTGCTCAGAAACGCCGACAAGTCCAAGATCAGCAAGCGCAAGAATCCGACGAGTGTGGAGTGGTACCAGCAGCAGGGCTACCTGCCGGGGGCCATGCTGAACTTCCTGGCAACGATGGGCTGGACGCACCCGGACGGGTTGGAAGTGTTCGACCTGGCCGAATTTCGGCGCGTGTTCCGGCTGGAAGACGTGACGCTGGGCGGCCCAGTCTTTGATCTGGCCAAACTGAACTGGCTGAACGGCAAATACCTGCGCGAGGTACTGAGCGAGGACGAGGTCGCCCGCCGCCTGCACGCCTACCTGCAAGATCAGAAACACGACCTGCCGCTCGACGATTATTTCCGCGCTGTGGTGACGATGCTGATTCCTCGCATGGAAGTCTTCTCGGAGTTTTTGGACAAGACCGGGTACTTCTGGTCAGAGCAGTACCCCGTGAACGAGAAGGCGCAGAAGGCCATAGACGACGCCCGCCCGTTGCTGCCCGAACTGGCCTCGCGCCTGAAGAACCTGCCCACCTTTGACGCCGCCAGCATCAAGGAAGCCTTTGGCACGTTTGCCGAGGAACAGGGCCTGAAACTGGGCAAAGTGATGCCGCCTGTGCGTGCAGCGGTGGCCGGGACGATGGAAAGCCCGGACTTGCTGACGGTACTGGAAACGCTGGGCCGCGAGCGCGTGGTGGCCCGAATAGAACGTGCGGCGCGGCCTGCATGAGCTTTGTAGCTGGCCTGCTGGTGGCCCTGATTGCCGTGCTGCACGTGTACATTCTGGTGTTAGAAATGTTCCTGTGGCGCACGCCCCGCGCCATGAAAGCCTTTGGTACGACGCCCGAATTTGCCAACGCCAGCGCAGCACTGGCCGCCAATCAGGGCCTCTACAACGGCTTTTTGGCGGCGGGTCTGTTCTGGGGCTTGTTTACGCAGGCTCCGGCCATTCAACTGTTTTTCCTCGGCTGCGTGGCGGTGGCGGGTCTGTACGGGGCCGCCACCGCCAACCGCCGGATTCTGTTTATTCAGACTGTTCCGGCAGTGCTGGCGATTTTGGCCGTACTGATCGCAAAATAAGCTTCATCGCTCACTAAGCTCTACAGGAGAAGTATGGTTGCCAACAGCAGTGGAGTAAGTCTCGAACGCCTCGCGGTAAAGGTGCTGCTGAAGCTTCAGGCCGAG from Deinococcus sp. QL22 encodes:
- the mutL gene encoding DNA mismatch repair endonuclease MutL, producing MTIRVLPPHIARLIAAGEVVSRPLDVVRELIENALDAGASRLEIEIEGGGLGLMRVRDNGAGIAADGAALATVRHATSKLEPDADAVERVTTLGFRGEALWAAAQAGELHLVSRPAAQVGASEVQAHGDDVTVRRTSAPAGTTVTVRRLFARLPARLRTQAPAAAEAREITVLVGRYVLHHPGLHWRLTVDEEARLTHAPSDHRGAVASVYGPLNANRVLKVQANGICGVISGPELTRARRDRMHFSVNGRPIVAPPELEKAVLEGYAELLPAGVAPLTVLDIRVAPEDHNPNVHPAKQVVALADLAGVAARVREAVQTALATHPLAQARLAPALSLPTPPHTPRERANFPALRLSGVFQGLYLLAEGEGDLWVIDAHAAHERALYEQFARELGAAPPLELPEPELLHLTPEQTARLAERGAELRGWGLTIEDFGAGLARLRTLPATLAALPVPRLHQQIIDGALGDHPDPRRDVLARLACAPALKAGMLTLERGEAVLAALNACEQPWSCPHGRPTTLRMSERELAHAFGRRGTRDVARGRDEAERVGR
- a CDS encoding phosphotransferase, translated to MLRQAGEWPMLPAGAQADLLALIRAEWNLETWLLHDGGLSFGLEGMPRLQALSDFLPDGWAWAVAAVPPLPGAREWQRLGWFPVLKARLEGVLSEYGLPPAGLLKLLSSNDLGMVVEAATSSDSVFLKVTAHPREVAVTAHLAQQHPALLPPVLHADAATATLVTSSGGILLDGVGNLEAWTAALRQLANFQTAADAPALATLGCPAFPLLDMAQRVDAFLSDTVTLTDWGLKPEKIATLQAARPVIRASFGALAAHGLPDLPAHGDAHPRNALTGVGESLWFDWSEAASAAHPFMDAGWFLAFALHPARAKLPIRIACPDLESRLSTAYLQTLGCPDASVLLAQSIPLALLHRAVLYDARFRDWHGTVPNWRPQYVPYYLGLAAREVDRLPRLTR
- the gltX gene encoding glutamate--tRNA ligase codes for the protein MSDQSSSPTTRPVVTRIAPSPTGDPHVGTAYIGLFNHTLAQQAGGKFILRIEDTDRNRYVPDSEKRIFTMMQWLGLTPDESPLQGGPNGPYRQSERFDLYGDYARQLVASGAAYYAFETSEELTALRDAAQAEGHIIAVPSRELDAQDAQRRVDAGAEAVIRLKVPHNGETVVSDVLRKPIAFQNREIDDKVLLKADGYPTYHLANVVDDRLMGVTHVVRAEEWITSTPIHVLLYRAFGWPEPVFAHMPLLRNADKSKISKRKNPTSVEWYQQQGYLPGAMLNFLATMGWTHPDGLEVFDLAEFRRVFRLEDVTLGGPVFDLAKLNWLNGKYLREVLSEDEVARRLHAYLQDQKHDLPLDDYFRAVVTMLIPRMEVFSEFLDKTGYFWSEQYPVNEKAQKAIDDARPLLPELASRLKNLPTFDAASIKEAFGTFAEEQGLKLGKVMPPVRAAVAGTMESPDLLTVLETLGRERVVARIERAARPA
- a CDS encoding DUF1304 domain-containing protein, whose translation is MSFVAGLLVALIAVLHVYILVLEMFLWRTPRAMKAFGTTPEFANASAALAANQGLYNGFLAAGLFWGLFTQAPAIQLFFLGCVAVAGLYGAATANRRILFIQTVPAVLAILAVLIAK